A segment of the Thiohalospira halophila DSM 15071 genome:
CCCGGCCAGGTTGTTCTCCATCTCGGCGACCTTCTCCCGCTCCTTCTCCACCACCTCGGCGGGGGCCTTCTCCACGAAGTTCGGGTTCTCCAGCTTGCCGCGGGCGCGGCCCAGGTCCTTGTCCGCCTTCTCGATGGCCTTGTCCAGCCGGGCGAGTTCGGCGTCGCGGTCGATGAGGCCGGCCATGGGGACGAGGATCTTGAGATCGCCCACCAGGGCGGTGGCCGACTCCGGCTGCTCCTCGCCCTCGGCCAGCCAGGTCAGCGACTCCACCCGCGCCACGCCCCGGATGGCGGCGGCGTGGCGGTCCATGCGCTCGCGGTCGGTGGCGTCGCCGTCGGCCAGGACCACCGGCAGCGGTTTCCCGGGGGCGATGTCCATGCCGGAGCGGATCTGGCGGATCCCGAGGATGACCCGCTGCAGCCATTCCAGGTCGGCCTCGGCATCGGCATCGCGCCGGTCGGCATCGGGCTCCGGCCAGGGCCGGTACTGGATGGTCTCCCCCTGAATGCCGGCCACCGGGGCCACGGACTGCCAGATGGACTCGGTGATGAAGGGCATCAGCGGGTGGGCCAGGCGCAGCGTGGTCTCCAGCACCCGCACCAGGGTGCGGCGGGTGCCGCGCCGGGCCGCCTCGCTGGCCTCGGGGTCGTTGAGGACCACCTTGGCCAGCTCCAGGTACCAGTCGCAGTACTCGTGCCAGATGAAGTCGTAGACCGCCTCGGCCATGTGATCGAAGCGGTAGGCGGCCAGGGCCTCGTCCACGGCGGTCTCGGTGGCCTGGAGGCGGCTGATGATCCAGCGGTCCGCCGGCGAGAGTTCCACCTCGCCGCCGGCCGCGCCGCAGTCCCGGTCCTCGGTATTCATGAGGACGAAGCGGGCGGCGTTCCAGAGCTTGTTGCAGAAGTTGCGGTAGCCCTGGACGCGACCCAGGTCGAAGTTGATGTCCCGTCCGCGGGAGGCCAGCGCGGCGAAGGTGAAGCGCAGGGCATCGGTGCCGAAGGCGGGGATCCCGTCGGGGAACTCCTCCCGGGTGGCGCGCTCGATGGCGGCGGCCTTCTCCGGCTGCATGAGGCCGTAGGTGCGCTTTTCCACCAGGGCGTCCAGGTCGATGCCGTCGATGAGGTCGATGGGGTCGAGGACGTTGCCCTTGGACTTGGACATCTTCTGGCCGTGGGCGTCGCGCACCAGGCCGTGGATGTAGATCTCCCGGAAGGGGACGTCGCCCATGAAGTAGACCCCCATCATGATCATCCGGGCGACCCAGAAGAAGATGATGTCGAAGCCGGTGACCAGCACCGAGGTGGGGTAGAAGGTGGCCAGCTCCGGGGTCTCCTCCGGCCAGCCCAGGGTGGAGAAGGGCCACAGCGCCGACGAGAACCAGGTATCCAGCACATCCTCGTCCCGCGACAGGACCACGTCCTCGCCCAGGCCGTTCTCGGCCCGCACCGCCGCCTCGTCGTGGCCGACGTAGAGGTTGCCGGCGGCGTCGTACCAGGCGGGGATGCGGTGGCCCCACCAGAGCTGGCGGGAGATGCACCAGTCCTGGATGTTCTCCAGCCAGTTGTAGTAGGTGCGGTCCCAGTTGCCGGGGACGAACTGGATGTCGCCGTTGCGCACGGCGTTGATGGCCGGCTCGGTGATCCGGGCGTGGCCGCCGGGCTGGCCGTCGGCGGTGGTCTGCCGGGTGAGGTCGACGAACCACTGATCGGTGAGGAAGGGTTCGATGACGGCGCCGGAGCGGTCGCCGCGCGGCACGGTGAGGGTGTGGTCCTCGGTCTCCGCCAGCAGGCCGGCGGCCTCCAGGTCGGCCACCAGGGCCTCGCGGGCGGCGTAGCGGTCCAGGCCGCGGTAGCGCTCGGGCACGGGGCCAGTCTCGATGGCGGCGGCATCCACCTCGCCGGCCTGCTCGGCCTCCACCCGCTCGAAGGCGTCGCGGATGGTCGCGGCCGGGGTGAAGGCGTTGAGCCGGGGCAGGCCGTGGCGGGCGCCCACGGCGGCGTCATTGAAGTCGTGGGCGGGGGTGATCTTCACGCAGCCGCTGCCGAACTCCGGGTCCACGTACTCGTCGGCGACCACCGGGATCCGGCGCCCCACCAGGGGCAGCTCCACGAAGCGGCCCACCAGGTGGGCGTAGCGCTCGTCGTCCGGGTGGACGGCCACGGCGGTGTCGCCCAGCAGGGTCTCCGGCCGGGTGGTGGCGACGGTGAGGTGTTCGTCGCTGTCCGCCAGGGGGTAGCGCATGTGCCAGATGTGGCCGGCCTCCTCCTCGGAGACCACCTCCAGGTCGGAGACGGCGGTCTGCAGCACCGGGTCCCAGTTGACCAGGCGCTTGCCGCGATAGATGAGCCCCTCGTTGTAGAGGCGGACGAAGACGGCGGTGACCGCCTCGGAGAGCCCCTTGTCCATGGTGAAGCGCTCCCGGGACCAGTCCGGGGAGGCGCCCAGGCGGCGGAGCTGGCGGGTGATGTGGCCGCCGGATTCTGCCTTCCATTCCCAGACCTTCTCCACGAAGGTCTCCCGTCCCAGTTCGTGGCGGTGGGTTCCCTCGCCCTCCAGGCGGCGCTCCACCACCATCTGGGTGGCGATGCCGGCGTGGTCGGTGCCCGGCTGCCACAGCGTCCGGTCACCGGCCATGCGGTGCTGGCGGACCAGGGCATCCATGAGGGTGTCCTGGAAGGCGTGGCCCATGTGCAGGCTGCCCGTGACATTGGGCGGCGGGATCATGATGCAGAAGGGGTCGCCGTCGCCGTGGGGCTGGAAGTCGCCGCGCTCCTCCCACCACTGGTAGAGGGTCTGCTCGATGGAACGGGGGTCGTAGGTCTTCTCCATGTCTCCGCCAGTCGGATGTGAAGGGAAGGCCCCGGCTATTTGCCGGAGCGGCTCTCGCTGATGAATTCGGCGATGATGTCGGGCAGGCGCGCCTTGAGCCGGCGGTGGATGGCGTTCTTCAGCGCCGTGGAGACGCGCTCCATCTCGTGGTCCACCGCCTCGACGACGATGCCGTCCAGGCGGGACTCCACGTCGGCGGCCAGGTGGTCGGCCAGGCGCTGGAGTTCGTCGTCGGAGAGGCCGGTGGCCGGGGCCACGGCGGGGTTCACCACGTCGTCCACCACCGGGACGCCGTCGGCGTCCCGGGAGGGGGCGGCGGCCGGATTGGCGCCGTCGGTCTCCTCGGCGTCCAGCGGGATGGCGTTATCCTCGGGGGCCGGGCCGTCACCCAGGGCGCCTCCCTCGGCGGGCGTGGGGCCCTCGGTCGGCTCCGCCTCGCCGGCGAGCTCCACCGCGTCGGGGTCAGTGGCGGGCTCCGCCTCCGGCTCGGGGGCCGGATCGGGTTCTTCCTGGCCGCCACCGATGAGGTCGGCCAGGTCCTGCTCCAGGGCGGCCGTATTGGCGTAGGTCTCGCCGCCCCCGGCCCCCTCTCCGGCTTCCTGTTCGGCCGCCCGCTCGGCCGCCTCCACCGGGTTGTCGCTGGCTTCCGGTTCGACTTGCGGGTCGCGCTCTTCGCTCACGCCGCTGCCTCCTCGATGCGGTGGTGGTGGAGGGAGTAGCCGCGATCCCGGTAGAAGGCGAAGCGTCGCCGACCGGGGTCACGGACCGCCGGATCCTGGTTGACGACCTCGGCCACGCGCTCGAACTGGCTGAAGAAGAGCGGCGGCTCCGGGGCCCGGTTCACCAGCAGGTCGAAGGTCGCCGGCGGCTGGTCGCCGCTGCCGAGGACCACGGCCGTGTCGTCACTGCCGGGGCTGCGTTCGTGGGGGAGGAAGGCGCGGTCGCGGAAGGTCCAGAGCCGCTCGTCCAGCTGGGCGGCATCGGCCTCGTCGGCGCAGTGGATGAAGATCCGCAGGCCGCGCCGCCACGCCTTCTCCACCAGGCGGCACGTGTAGTGGTCACGCTGGCCGGGATCGGCGTCGGCCAGGATGTAGAAGTCCACCCGCGTCATGTCCTCAGCCGCCGCTACGCTCCACCAGGTAGTGGGTGAGCAGCGGCACCGGCCGCCCGGTGGCACCCTTCTCGCTGCCGGTCACCCAGGCGGAGCCGGCGATATCCAGGTGGGCCCAGCGCATCTTGCGGGTGTACCGGGAGAGGAAGCAGCCGGCGGTGATGGTGCCGGCCTCGCGCCCGCCCACGTTGGCCATGTCCGCGAAGTTGCTCTTGAGCGCCTCCTGGTACTCCTCCCACAGCGGCAGTTCCCAGGCGCGGTCGCCGCTCTCGCGGCCGGCGTCCAGGAGGTCGTTGACCAGCGGCGGGTGGTTGCCCAGGACCGCCGAGGCCTCGCGCCCCAGGGCCACCAGGCAGGCGCCGGTGAGGGTGGCCAGGTCCACCACCGCCTCCGGGTCGTAGCGCTCCGCCCAGGTCAGGGCGTCGGCCAGGATGAGGCGGCCCTCGGCGTCGGTGTTGAGGATCTCCACCGTCTGGCCGGAGAGGGTGGTCACCACATCGCCGGGCTTCACCGCGTTGCCGTCGGGCATGTTCTCCACGGCGGGGACAATGCCGACGACGTTGAGCGGCAGCTCCAGCTCCGCCACCGCCGCCAGGGTGCCCAGCACCCCGGCGGCGCCCATCATGTCGTACTTCATCTCGTCCATGCCCTGGCCGGGCT
Coding sequences within it:
- a CDS encoding valine--tRNA ligase, whose protein sequence is MEKTYDPRSIEQTLYQWWEERGDFQPHGDGDPFCIMIPPPNVTGSLHMGHAFQDTLMDALVRQHRMAGDRTLWQPGTDHAGIATQMVVERRLEGEGTHRHELGRETFVEKVWEWKAESGGHITRQLRRLGASPDWSRERFTMDKGLSEAVTAVFVRLYNEGLIYRGKRLVNWDPVLQTAVSDLEVVSEEEAGHIWHMRYPLADSDEHLTVATTRPETLLGDTAVAVHPDDERYAHLVGRFVELPLVGRRIPVVADEYVDPEFGSGCVKITPAHDFNDAAVGARHGLPRLNAFTPAATIRDAFERVEAEQAGEVDAAAIETGPVPERYRGLDRYAAREALVADLEAAGLLAETEDHTLTVPRGDRSGAVIEPFLTDQWFVDLTRQTTADGQPGGHARITEPAINAVRNGDIQFVPGNWDRTYYNWLENIQDWCISRQLWWGHRIPAWYDAAGNLYVGHDEAAVRAENGLGEDVVLSRDEDVLDTWFSSALWPFSTLGWPEETPELATFYPTSVLVTGFDIIFFWVARMIMMGVYFMGDVPFREIYIHGLVRDAHGQKMSKSKGNVLDPIDLIDGIDLDALVEKRTYGLMQPEKAAAIERATREEFPDGIPAFGTDALRFTFAALASRGRDINFDLGRVQGYRNFCNKLWNAARFVLMNTEDRDCGAAGGEVELSPADRWIISRLQATETAVDEALAAYRFDHMAEAVYDFIWHEYCDWYLELAKVVLNDPEASEAARRGTRRTLVRVLETTLRLAHPLMPFITESIWQSVAPVAGIQGETIQYRPWPEPDADRRDADAEADLEWLQRVILGIRQIRSGMDIAPGKPLPVVLADGDATDRERMDRHAAAIRGVARVESLTWLAEGEEQPESATALVGDLKILVPMAGLIDRDAELARLDKAIEKADKDLGRARGKLENPNFVEKAPAEVVEKEREKVAEMENNLAGLREQRDRVARLAG
- a CDS encoding DNA polymerase III subunit chi, which translates into the protein MTRVDFYILADADPGQRDHYTCRLVEKAWRRGLRIFIHCADEADAAQLDERLWTFRDRAFLPHERSPGSDDTAVVLGSGDQPPATFDLLVNRAPEPPLFFSQFERVAEVVNQDPAVRDPGRRRFAFYRDRGYSLHHHRIEEAAA